A portion of the Desulfomicrobium apsheronum genome contains these proteins:
- a CDS encoding lysophospholipid acyltransferase family protein: MAFVVRLWHLTLRVERINTDVFTDPELRAKRPVIMLWHDEIFPLIPAHAGERMACVVSQSKDGEILTRVLESFGFMTVRGSSSRGGMRALIAAKRVMDEQGVGIIFTVDGPRGPRHKVKPGALFLARHAGSPIVPVRAVMSRAKVFHRAWDKFQLPWPFSRCTIIYGDPVFLPEPLDDPEEMRKQCEHLEQIMNSLGKNL, from the coding sequence TTGGCTTTTGTTGTGCGTCTGTGGCACTTGACCTTGCGTGTGGAGCGGATCAATACCGATGTCTTCACGGATCCGGAGCTGCGCGCCAAGCGTCCAGTGATCATGCTCTGGCACGATGAGATTTTTCCCCTTATTCCCGCCCATGCCGGTGAGCGCATGGCCTGTGTGGTCAGTCAGAGCAAGGACGGGGAGATCCTGACCCGGGTGCTGGAGAGTTTCGGTTTCATGACTGTGCGCGGTTCCAGTTCGCGCGGCGGCATGCGCGCCCTGATCGCCGCCAAGCGAGTCATGGACGAGCAGGGCGTAGGCATCATTTTCACCGTGGACGGACCGCGCGGACCGCGTCACAAGGTCAAGCCGGGGGCCTTGTTCCTGGCCAGGCACGCCGGTTCGCCCATCGTGCCGGTGCGGGCTGTCATGAGCCGGGCAAAGGTTTTTCATCGCGCCTGGGACAAATTTCAACTGCCGTGGCCGTTTTCCAGATGCACCATCATCTACGGCGATCCAGTTTTCCTGCCGGAGCCTTTGGATGATCCCGAAGAAATGCGGAAGCAGTGCGAACATCTTGAACAGATCATGAACTCTCTTGGAAAAAACCTGTGA
- a CDS encoding methyl-accepting chemotaxis protein: MWYRLSLTWKVLLIILCGPILLAVVMAYLHISDIQEAAINGRLKESRSVVMMAESVREDMAHKHKVGVLRPLDELSSDPAKLLQAVPIVTSMNTAAAKAAEAGYEFRVPKESPRNPKNAPNALEREVLAEFSRTNLAEKVIVEKDRLLYFKPIRLSEDCMYCHGDPKGEKDPTGGVKEGWKPGEVHGAFVIISSLKEANEAVTMAALSVGGWTFGILIILGVLGWLLVRASLLKPLRSTGEFLKRMATGDMSGELKIDSGDELGRMQMDLNNMASSLRGIVTEITQRAKVLMGSSAELEKMSDGMLKNAEDLSMKSNTVATASEEMNANMNTVAAAMEQASVNVGTVAAAAEEMSSTISEIAGTTDKTREVTMRAVDKATSASERVDKLGVAAREIGKVTEAINAISSQTNLLALNATIEAARAGDAGKGFAVVANEIKELANQTATATDEIRQRIEGIQTSTSATVEEIAQVMAVIGEVRDFVSTIAAAVEQQSAATKEIAENVGQASLGIQEVNENVSQASMVTGEIAKDIVQVSDASGHISGNSTELKQSSENLSLLAGALEQLVKKFKL; the protein is encoded by the coding sequence ATGTGGTATCGCCTCAGCCTGACCTGGAAGGTGCTTTTGATCATCCTTTGTGGTCCCATCCTGCTGGCCGTCGTCATGGCCTATCTGCACATCAGCGATATCCAGGAGGCGGCGATCAATGGGCGACTGAAGGAAAGCCGGTCCGTGGTCATGATGGCCGAATCGGTGCGCGAGGACATGGCGCACAAGCACAAGGTCGGAGTGCTTCGGCCCCTCGACGAACTGAGTAGCGATCCTGCAAAGCTCCTTCAGGCCGTGCCCATCGTCACGTCCATGAACACGGCCGCAGCCAAGGCGGCCGAGGCCGGCTACGAATTCAGGGTTCCCAAGGAAAGCCCGCGCAATCCGAAAAATGCGCCAAACGCCCTGGAGAGGGAAGTCCTGGCCGAGTTCTCGCGCACGAATCTGGCCGAGAAAGTCATCGTCGAGAAGGATCGACTGCTCTATTTCAAGCCCATCCGCCTCTCCGAGGACTGCATGTATTGCCATGGCGATCCCAAGGGCGAAAAGGATCCGACGGGCGGCGTGAAGGAAGGCTGGAAGCCCGGCGAGGTTCACGGAGCGTTCGTCATCATCTCCTCCCTCAAGGAAGCGAACGAGGCCGTGACAATGGCCGCCCTCAGCGTGGGCGGATGGACTTTCGGCATCCTGATCATCCTGGGCGTGCTCGGCTGGTTGCTGGTCAGGGCCAGTCTCCTGAAACCGTTGCGATCCACGGGTGAATTTCTGAAGCGCATGGCTACGGGCGACATGAGCGGAGAGCTCAAGATCGACAGCGGCGATGAGCTGGGCCGGATGCAGATGGATCTGAACAACATGGCGTCCAGCCTGCGGGGCATCGTGACTGAGATCACCCAGCGGGCCAAGGTGCTCATGGGCTCCTCGGCGGAATTGGAGAAAATGTCCGACGGAATGCTCAAAAACGCGGAAGATTTGTCCATGAAGTCCAACACCGTGGCCACCGCCTCGGAAGAGATGAACGCGAACATGAACACCGTGGCCGCAGCCATGGAACAGGCCTCCGTGAACGTGGGCACCGTGGCTGCCGCAGCTGAGGAGATGAGTTCCACCATCAGCGAGATCGCCGGAACCACGGACAAGACCCGCGAGGTGACCATGCGGGCCGTGGACAAGGCCACCTCGGCCTCGGAACGTGTGGACAAGCTCGGAGTGGCGGCCAGGGAAATCGGCAAGGTCACCGAGGCCATCAACGCCATTTCGTCCCAGACCAACCTGCTGGCCCTGAACGCCACCATCGAGGCGGCCCGGGCAGGCGATGCCGGAAAGGGCTTCGCCGTCGTCGCCAACGAGATCAAGGAACTGGCCAACCAGACCGCCACGGCCACAGACGAGATCCGGCAGCGCATCGAAGGCATCCAGACCTCGACCTCCGCCACCGTGGAGGAGATCGCTCAGGTCATGGCGGTCATCGGTGAAGTGCGCGATTTCGTGTCCACCATCGCCGCCGCCGTGGAACAGCAGTCCGCCGCCACCAAGGAGATCGCCGAAAACGTCGGCCAGGCTTCCCTTGGCATCCAGGAAGTGAACGAAAACGTGTCCCAGGCCTCCATGGTC
- the ade gene encoding adenine deaminase, producing MPMNSLLHAARGEAPVDLLVRNCQVVNVLSGEIHPGSVGVKNGVIVGFGEYEAFDVVDACGRHLCPGLIEGHIHIESTLLDPVRFAQVAAAHGTAVVVCDPHELANVLGLDGIRWLLEITRDLPLDIRCMMPSCVPATHLETAGAVITAQDIAAMFKEYPDRILGLAEMMNYPGVLYQDPQVMGKLFVAEGRPIDGHAPGLSGFDLNAYVLAGPGSDHEACHLEEAQEKLRAGMHVMIREGSSEKNLFDLLPLINDFNSQNCSLVTDDRHCDDLLRDGHLDHTIRLAVSRGLAPMRAIQMASINTARYFGLRHRGAVAPGYRADFVLLDDLESFSIFQTYLGGRAISPQSWRPASTERVVTKSVHLDEVKPSCLDMPAPADGKKVRVIRTIPGQIVTGMDMVEPLVRDGKIMADPDADVAKLAVFERHHGSGGVGLGLVRGLGLKSGAIAGTVAHDSHNLIVAGVSDSDMILAVRALADCGGGFVCVRDGWVLNLVPLPLAGLMSDQDPETVAAGLDHLNASARELGCPENINPFMQLSFLSLPVIPRLRLTDKGLVDVEDFAFTSLSE from the coding sequence ATGCCCATGAACAGCCTTTTACATGCCGCCCGGGGCGAGGCCCCGGTGGATCTGCTGGTCCGGAACTGTCAGGTGGTCAACGTCCTCTCCGGGGAAATTCATCCCGGCAGCGTTGGCGTGAAGAATGGAGTGATTGTCGGATTTGGCGAATACGAGGCCTTTGATGTCGTCGATGCCTGCGGCCGTCACCTCTGCCCGGGCCTGATCGAGGGGCACATCCACATCGAGTCCACTCTGCTCGACCCTGTCCGGTTCGCGCAGGTGGCGGCTGCCCACGGCACGGCGGTGGTCGTCTGCGACCCGCACGAGCTGGCCAACGTCCTGGGACTGGACGGGATCAGGTGGCTCCTTGAGATTACCCGCGACCTGCCGCTTGATATCCGCTGCATGATGCCATCCTGCGTCCCGGCTACGCATCTGGAGACCGCGGGGGCGGTCATCACCGCCCAGGACATCGCGGCCATGTTCAAGGAATACCCGGACCGCATCCTGGGGCTGGCGGAGATGATGAACTATCCCGGCGTACTCTATCAGGACCCGCAGGTCATGGGGAAGCTCTTCGTGGCCGAGGGGCGCCCCATCGACGGGCACGCTCCAGGCCTGTCCGGCTTCGACCTCAACGCCTACGTCCTGGCCGGACCCGGCAGCGATCACGAGGCCTGTCATCTGGAGGAGGCCCAGGAAAAACTGCGCGCAGGCATGCACGTCATGATCCGCGAGGGCAGCTCCGAAAAGAACCTGTTCGACCTCCTGCCGCTCATCAACGACTTCAACAGCCAGAACTGCTCCCTGGTCACAGACGACCGCCACTGCGACGATCTGCTGCGTGACGGGCATCTGGATCACACCATCCGCCTGGCCGTGAGCCGGGGGCTTGCGCCCATGCGGGCCATCCAGATGGCCTCCATCAACACCGCCCGTTATTTCGGCCTGCGACACAGGGGAGCCGTGGCGCCGGGCTACCGGGCCGATTTTGTGCTGCTCGACGACCTTGAGTCCTTTTCCATTTTTCAGACCTACCTCGGCGGTCGGGCCATCAGTCCCCAGTCTTGGCGACCCGCCTCCACGGAACGTGTCGTGACCAAAAGCGTGCACCTGGACGAGGTGAAACCCTCCTGCCTCGACATGCCCGCTCCGGCCGACGGAAAGAAAGTTCGTGTCATCCGCACGATTCCGGGACAGATTGTGACCGGGATGGACATGGTCGAGCCTCTGGTCCGCGACGGCAAGATCATGGCTGATCCGGATGCCGACGTGGCCAAGCTGGCCGTCTTCGAAAGGCATCACGGCAGCGGCGGGGTGGGGCTCGGGCTGGTGCGGGGGCTCGGACTCAAAAGCGGCGCCATAGCCGGCACCGTGGCCCACGATTCCCATAACCTGATCGTGGCGGGCGTCTCGGACAGCGATATGATCCTGGCCGTGCGTGCCCTGGCCGACTGCGGCGGCGGATTTGTCTGCGTGCGCGACGGCTGGGTGCTCAATCTGGTGCCCCTGCCCCTGGCCGGACTGATGAGCGATCAGGACCCCGAAACCGTCGCGGCCGGGCTGGATCATCTGAACGCCAGTGCCCGGGAACTCGGCTGCCCGGAAAACATCAATCCTTTCATGCAGCTCTCCTTCCTCTCCCTGCCGGTCATTCCCCGTCTGCGCCTGACGGACAAGGGGCTGGTGGACGTGGAGGATTTTGCTTTCACCTCGTTATCTGAATAA
- a CDS encoding lysophospholipid acyltransferase family protein — protein MRHIAYNAFLPLGTSLSLERLHALGNGIGKLMWAVLPSRRKETTACMRDRLGLGESEARELAKASFRHSACSFLELFHARYMDHRFLEERIEYENPDLFERMGATLRPVVGVTAHLGCWELLGGVLKRFNTKTDCQVVARLPKDAALADLLMHMRTQSKIRVLPHREAATEALGKLRRGGLCAFLVDHNCKRAEAQFLPFLGKTAAVNKGPAILALRAKAEVWPFFLIRLPQGRFRAVTLPCLDTAVLEGSRAERIEQICRFYTGAVEQMVLRYPEQWFWMHRRWKTQP, from the coding sequence GTGAGACACATAGCTTACAACGCTTTTTTGCCCCTGGGCACGTCATTGTCGCTGGAGCGGCTGCATGCCCTGGGAAACGGTATCGGCAAACTCATGTGGGCCGTCCTGCCTTCAAGGCGCAAGGAAACCACGGCCTGCATGCGCGATCGCCTCGGCCTTGGGGAAAGTGAGGCCAGAGAACTCGCCAAGGCCAGTTTTCGGCACAGCGCCTGCTCCTTTCTGGAGCTTTTTCACGCCCGCTACATGGATCATCGTTTTCTGGAGGAGCGCATCGAATACGAGAATCCGGATCTCTTCGAGCGCATGGGCGCAACGCTGCGTCCCGTCGTGGGAGTGACCGCGCATCTTGGATGCTGGGAGCTGCTGGGCGGCGTGCTCAAGCGCTTCAACACCAAGACCGATTGCCAGGTCGTGGCCCGGCTGCCCAAGGATGCCGCCCTGGCCGATCTGTTGATGCACATGCGCACTCAGAGCAAGATCCGGGTGCTCCCCCATCGCGAGGCCGCGACCGAAGCCCTGGGCAAACTGCGTCGCGGTGGGCTCTGCGCGTTTCTGGTCGATCACAATTGCAAGCGCGCCGAGGCGCAGTTTCTGCCCTTTCTGGGCAAGACTGCGGCGGTGAACAAGGGCCCGGCCATTCTGGCCCTGCGCGCCAAGGCCGAAGTCTGGCCTTTTTTCCTCATCCGCCTGCCGCAGGGGCGGTTTCGGGCCGTGACCCTGCCCTGCCTGGACACGGCCGTTCTTGAGGGCAGCAGGGCGGAGCGGATCGAGCAGATCTGCCGTTTTTACACCGGGGCCGTCGAACAGATGGTGCTGCGCTACCCGGAGCAATGGTTCTGGATGCATCGACGCTGGAAAACCCAGCCGTAA
- the yedF gene encoding sulfurtransferase-like selenium metabolism protein YedF: MPIVLNCENEPCPNPVLRCKRLLDEQTPKMMEVIVDNEAAMDNVSRYLASKGMRIDETRKDGTLWTIKASSQDPQAAQAPQASQAPQDGPENAKSPDASKILVFLTADTMGVGDDTLGSRLMGNFLNTLPELGDTLWRIIMVNGAVKLATATNPAVEALKKLEAAGVSILVCGTCLEFFKLMDQKAVGQVTNMLDVVTSQQVADKIISL; this comes from the coding sequence ATGCCCATAGTTCTCAATTGCGAAAACGAACCATGCCCCAACCCCGTATTGCGTTGCAAGCGCCTTCTGGACGAGCAAACGCCCAAAATGATGGAAGTCATCGTCGACAACGAGGCAGCCATGGACAACGTCAGCCGCTACCTGGCCAGCAAAGGCATGCGCATAGACGAGACGCGCAAGGACGGCACGCTTTGGACCATCAAGGCTTCTTCACAGGATCCGCAGGCCGCGCAGGCCCCGCAGGCCTCGCAGGCCCCGCAGGATGGTCCGGAGAATGCGAAATCTCCCGACGCGTCCAAAATCCTGGTCTTTCTCACGGCAGACACCATGGGTGTGGGAGATGACACCCTGGGTTCCAGGCTGATGGGCAATTTCCTGAACACCCTGCCGGAGCTTGGCGATACGCTGTGGCGCATCATCATGGTCAACGGGGCCGTGAAACTCGCCACGGCAACAAATCCGGCCGTGGAGGCGCTCAAGAAACTGGAGGCCGCGGGCGTGTCCATTCTGGTCTGCGGCACCTGCTTGGAATTCTTCAAGCTCATGGATCAAAAGGCGGTCGGGCAGGTCACCAACATGCTCGACGTGGTCACCAGCCAGCAGGTGGCCGACAAGATCATCAGCTTGTAG